In Caulobacter segnis ATCC 21756, the sequence CGACTACGACCAGCCCGACGTGAATCGTCTGCGGTTTATCGCCAACGCGCGCGATCTGGGTTTTCCCATCGAGGAGATCCGGGAGTTGCTATCGTTGTGGGGCGACGCGGGGCGCGCCAGCGCCGAGGTGAAGGCGATGGCGCTGGCGCGAGCCGAGGATCTTCATGCCAAGGCGATGGCGCTGGAAGCCATGCGCGCCGCGCTGCTGGACCTGGCGGAAAGCTGCCACGGCGACGCGCGCCCCGACTGTCCGATCATCGATCGCCTGCAACAGGACAGCCTCCCCCTGGCCTGAACTTGGCGCGCGCATAGGACACCGGAGAGACCTATTGGCCTAACGGCTCACGCCAGAGAACTTCCGAAAAGGTCGATCTTCCGCGGCGCGAGTAACTGACGGTCCGGAGTTCGGAACGGTCCGGGCGTCGGCTTCTGGCGCGCTGCGGACGGCTGAGAAGAGCAGTCATCGAGGTCAGGCCGAGAGTTCTTTGCGGACGATCGCCGCGCCCGCGCTCAGGGCCTCCAGCTTGCCCCTCGCCACGTGACGAGCCAGCGGGGCCATCCCGCAGTTGGTGGAGGGATAGAGCTTGTCGGCGTCCACGAACTGAAGGGCCTTGCGCAGGGTGTCGGCGACGTCCTCGGGCGTCTCGATGGTGTCGGTCGCCACGTCGATGGCCCCCACCATCACCGTCTTGCCCCGAATGAGTTCGATCAGATCCATCGGGACGCGAGAGTTCTGGCACTCCAGCGAGATGATATCGATGCTGGACTGCTTCAGCTTGGGGAAAGCTTCCTCATACTGACGCCACTCCGAACCCAGGGTCTTCTTCCAGTCCGTATTGGCCTTGATGCCGTAGCCGTAGCAGATGTGGACGGCCGTTTGGCATTTGAGCCCTTCCGTCGCCTTCTCCAGGGTCGCGACGCCCCAGTCGTTGACCTCGTCGAAGAAGACGTTGAACGCGGGCTCGTCGAACTGGATGATGTCGACGCCGGCGGCCTCCAGCTCCCTGGCTTCCTGGTTAAGGATCTTGGCGAACTCCCAGGCCAGCTTCTCGCGGCTCCTGTAGTGGTCGTCATAGAGGGTGTCGATCATCGTCATCGGACCGGGCAGGGCCCATTTGATCGGCTGGGTGGTCTGCCGACGGAGGAACTTCGCGTCCTCGACGAAGACCGACTTCGGGCGGCTGACAGCGCCGACGACCGTCGGCACGCTCGCATCATAGCGGTCGCGAATTCTGACGGTCTTGCGCGCCTCGAAGTCGACGCCGGCGAGATGCTCGATGAACGTCGTGACGAAATGCTGGCGCGTCTGCTCGCCGTCGCTGACGATGTCGACGCCGGCCCGCCGCTGATCGTCCAGGGACAGACGCAAAGCGTCCTGTTTGCCCTCGATCAGTTCCTCATTTTGCAGTTTCCAGGGCGACCAGAGCGTCTCGGGCTGGGCTAGCCAGGCGGGTTTGGGCAGGCTGCCGGCGGTCGACGTGGGCAACAGGGTTTTCATGATAGATGACTCTGTACGTTTTGGCTGATCAGGCGGCGAAATCGGCGGAGAACTGTTCGAGGACGGCCCGATACCGCTTGATGAAACGTTCCTCGGCGAACTTGCCCTGCTCAAGGGCCAGTCGGCTCCGTTCTTCCCGATCGTAGACAATCCGAGTCAGCGAATAGTCCTGACACTTCAGGCTCGGCTGATACTGTTCGGTCGCCGGGGAGTTGGCGTTATAGATCTCGGGGCGATAGATCTTCTGGAACGTCTCCATCGTGCTGATCGTGCTGAACAGCTCAAGATCTGTGTAGTCGCCGGTCAGGTCGCCGATATGGTAGAAGGCCAGAGGAGCCATGCTGTTTCTGGGCATGAAGTAGCGAACCTTCATTCCCATTTTCGCGAAATACTGATCGGTCGAAGAGCGCTCGTCGTTCTCATATTCAATCCCCAGCACGGGGTGCTCAGCGCCGGTCCGATAGTAGGTCTTGCTACTCGACACGCTCAGGCAGATGACGGGCGGCTTGCTGAAATTATCCCGATAGGCGTCTGAACTCAGGAAGCGCTTGAACAGGTTTCCATGCAGGTCGCCGAAGCCCTCCGGAGCGCCGGAATTCGGGTGGCGCTTCATGTGCTCCGGGAGAAGCACGCTGAAGTCATAATCGCGGACGTACGAAGAGAAGTTATTCCCCACGATGCCGTCGATGCGCTCGCCGGTCTGTTTGTCGAGAATGGTCGTCTGAAGGATTTCGATCAGCGGGAAGGCGTCGCCGCCCGCTTCGGGAGAAGCATTCATCTCGACGGAGATGATCTTGAGTTCGACCGCGTAACGATCCCCCTTGGGATTGTCCCGATGCGCCAGGGAATTGAAACGATTGTCGATCATCCTGAGGGTATTGCGCAGGTTTTCCTGCCGGTTCTCCCCTCTGGCCAAGTTGGCGAAGTTGGTCGTGATCCGCGTGTTCTCGGCGGGACGATAGTCCTCATCGAGCGCAGTGCTCTTGATGGTGAATGCAAATTCGCTCTTGAGCATGGTCTCCGCCGTTGATGCTGTGGCGAGACAGCGGGCAGGGACGCGCGACCGCCCGCGCGGAGTGGTCCGGTCGCGGCGCTCATGCGACCTGACCGGACACCCCGCCGGAGGACGTTATCTGTCGGGGCAGGTCTCCTGGCTCACGGGTCACGGCTTCCGGTCCGGCCTTCCCAACGCCCGAGGACGTCAGTGACACGAGATGGACCTTCGGCTCGCCGCTTACAGTTGCGGGGGCAGCGCCGGCGTCGCACCGGCTTCCCTCTTAGCTCCACGCCCTCCGAAGAGGATGGGGAGAACCACGACAACCCTATCAAACGACCATCCACTAACGGTGTCAATGGGACATAAGGATATCTTTATGTGTTTAAGCGCCGCGTGCGGAGCCGTGTTTTCGGAGCTGTCTTAGAAACTGCTCCTGACGCTGCGCCGCCGGTTACGACTGCGGGTGCGCGAACGCTCAACAGACGGGCGTAGACCGTGTCGAGTGAAAAACGACGAGCGCGGCCGAACATCTAGACAGCCAAATGTGGATGATTGATCATCCAACTTGGCAAATCTGTTTTCGGTCGTCCTCCATGGATCCCCTCAGCGACATTATTACCCTGCTTCGCCCGAGCTCGATCGTCTCCAAGCCGATCACTGGGCGGGGGCGCTGGGGCGTGCGTTACGCGGCCCATGATATGCCCGGCTATACGATCATTCTGAAGGGGCGCTGCTGGATCGCTTTCGAGGGCCAAGCACCGATGGCTCTGGAGGAAGGCGACTTCCTTCTGCTCCCGTCGACCCCGGCGTTCGTCCTGGGCAGCCATCCCGACGTCGACGGCCCGTCGCGCGATCCAAGCGATGCGCCGGTGCGGCACGGCGACCAAGAGGGCGAAGCGCAGTTCGAGTCACTGGGCGGCGCCTTCCGGATCGAGCGGGCGAACGCCCCACTACTGCTCGCCCTAATGCCCCGCATGATCCACATTCCCGCGTCCGAGGGGCGGACGGCCAGGCTTGGGACCCTCATTGGGCTGATTGTGCAGGAATGCGCCCGCGAGGATCCGGGCAAGGACATGATCCTGCAGCGGCTGCTGGAGGTCCTGTTGGTCGAGGCGCTGCGCTGGCGCCCCGTGGCCGGAGATGACGCGCGGACCGGCTTGCTTCGTGGCATGCGCGATCCGGCCTTGGCGCGAGTCCTGAGCGCCATGCACTCGGACGTGCGGGCGCACTGGACGGTCGCGGGGTTGGCCAAGGTGGCCGGCCTTTCGCGATCGGCTTTCGCCGCGCGGTTCGGCGAAGCGCTGGGCTGTGGCCCGATTGAATATCTGGCGCGGTGGCGCATGGCTCTGGCCAAGGACGCCCTGATCGGCGGGGCCAAGACCCTGGACCGGATCGCGGACGAGATCGGCTACGAATCCGCCAGCGCCTTCAGCACCGCTTTCCGCAAACGGTTGGGCTGCTCCCCCGGACGGTTTGCTCGCGCGGGCGACGCTGTCGCCGGCCGCTTCGATCCGGCGCAGCGCGAGCGCGCCGTCGGAGCCTTGGCGCACTATATTGGATGATTGGAAATGAAATTTGGACATTTGATTATCGATAGTCCTCCGCCGTGACCGTATTGAGGGATCACTGAAACTCTTGGAGATCCCCTATGCCGACCGTCCTGATCACCGGCGCATCCTCAGGCTACGGCCTCGAGACGGCCCGCCACTTCCTGGCCAAGGGCTGGAACGTCATTGCGACGATGCGCAATCCCAGAACCGACACCCTGCCGCGCTCGGAGGCCCTGCGGATCCTCCCCCTGGATGTCACCGACCCCGGAAGCATCGCCGCCTGCGTCGAGGTCGCCGGCTCAGTCGACGTCCTGGTCAACAACGCCGGCATCGGGGTCGTCGGCGCCTTCGAGGCCACGCCAATGGACCACATCCGCAAGGTGTTCGACACGAACACCTTTGGCGTGATGGCCATGTGCCAAGCCCTCATCCCTCAGATGCGAGAGCGACGCTCCGGCGTCATTGTCAACGTCACCTCCAGCGTGACCCTGTCGGACATGCCTCTTGCCGCCGCCTACAAGGCCAGCAAGCAGGCGATCGAGGGTTTCTCAGAGTCTCTGGTCCACGAACTCGGCTATTTCGACGTGCGCGTAAAGCTGGTGGAGCCCGGTTACGCTCCGACCACGCGGTTCGCTCAGAACACCTCGATCAATCCGCTAGATCTGATTCCCGCGCCCTACGAGGCGTTCGCGGCGCCGATTTTCGAAGCGTTCGCCACGCCGCAGATGACGACGAAAGAGCGTGATGTCGCCGAAGCGATCTGGGTCGCGGCCAACGACGCTTCGGGCCGGATTCACTTTCCCGCGGGCGAGGACGCGGTCGATCTGGCCCGGCGGCGTACATTCGGCGGTTGAGCCGTAGGCGCCGCCGTCCGGTAGGCGCGCTTTCCTTCGAAAGTTCATCGAAGCCGACAATCTCGTCCCCGCCAGATCCAAGCCTGGTCGAGGCAGGCTGCGTGACCAATATGGTTGCTAGCCAGATAGCGCTTAGGGGGCTCTGGGAACAGACACGGAAACAACGCGATCGCTTTCGCTGCGATGGTCCGTGACGACCACACGATAGTCCGCGCCGCCTGGCGCAACGCGGACCACGATGTGCCCCTCGCGCGCGGTCAGGCGGTCGGTCAGCCAGTGGTGAGCCATCTCATTGGCCGGCGAGAGGCCGGTGGCGAAGACGTCGCGCGGACCGGGATAGAGCCTCTGGCTGAACATCCGTTCCAGCACGTCGCTGCTGGGATGGGCCACGTGCCAGGCGGGGATGATCCAGGTCCGCGGTTTCAGGGCGCGCACCACGTCGGCGCCGGTGGCGTCGAACATGCCGTGATGCGCGGCGACCGCCACGTCCACGGGACCGGCGGCCTGGGCGGCGGGCGTCTCGACGTCACGCCAGGGCAGGGTCCCGTCGAAGCTCTGGCTGGTCAGGTCGCCGGCCGCGAAATAGCCGAACGCGCCGTAGCGCAGCCGGATGGCGGCCGAGCAGGCGTTCTCGTCGGGGATGTCGGTGGCCGCCAGTGTGTCGATGGCCGGGAAGAGGCGGCGAGTGTCGCTTCCGTGTCCGGTCCAGACCTCGCCGTTGGCGGCAAGATTGCGGATTTCGGCGCCGGGGAGTTGAAGCTGGTCGGCCGCTCCGACCCGAAAACGCTCGATCTTGCCGCCGGCCTGGACCCGTTCATGAACGAAGGCGACATAGGCCTTCAGGAACGGCGCGTCCGATGGCCTTGGATAGGTATAGTCAGGCCAGGCGCGGTCGACCAGCTTGCCGATCGGCAGCGCCTTGGCGACATCGTACAGGCCGTCGATGTGGTCGGGGTGCAGGTGGCTGACCAGGAAGGCGTCCAGCTTTGGCGTTCCGGTCGCGGCGAGATGCCGTCGGGCATAGCGGCCAATCCACTCACCAGGACGGCGCTCGGCGCTGGGCCGGGCGTCCAGGCTGGCTGGCGTCGGCGTGGTCGAGGCGCCGGCGTCGATCATCAGGCTGGAGCCATCCGGTCCGATGATCAGTGTCGAGTCGCCTTTGCCGGTGGCGATGTGGTGGATGTCCAGGCCGCCGGGCCGCCACGGGCGTAGCGGCTGGCCGACGACATCTTCGCCAGCAGGAAGAGGGGCGGCCGCGCCCAGCGCCGCGGCGCCCAGCAGCAGCCCCCGCCGGGTCACGACCGCCGCCATCAGAACTTGGCCGACAGCATGACGCCGACCGTGCGCGGCTCGCCCAGATACTCGGCCAGCACACCTTGGGTGGACGGGGTCAGCAGGAAGTCGACATCGCCCAGGTTCTTGGCCCAGGCCGTCAGCATCCAGCGGCCATCCTGGCTCTCATAGCCCAGCGACAGGTTGGTCAGAGCGTAGCTGTCGATATGCAGGTTCGGGTCCTTGGTCGCGCCGGTGTAGTAGCTGTCGGTATAGGCCCAGCTGATCGCGCCGGTGACATAGCCCGCGCCGTCCAGCGGGACCCGGACGTCGGCGGCCAGCGAGCCCTTGTTGCGCGGCGACGAGCCCAGCGGATTGCCGGTGTTCACCGCGCCACCCGGAATGACGAAATCGTCGTAGACGGTGTCCAGCAGGCCGTAGTTGGCGCTGAGGTTCAGCCAGGGCAGGGGACGCCAGGCGATCTCGACCTCGGCGCCTTCGACCGTCGCCTGGCCGGCGTTGGTGATGGTCAGCACGCGGGTCAGGTTGTTGAAGAACAGCTCCTGCTTGTCCTTGTAGTCCATGTGGAAGACCGAGGCGTTGATCCGCAGGGTGTCGGCCAGCCACTGGGACTTCACGCCCAGCTCGTAGTTGGTGACGGTCTCGGGATCGAACGGCTTGGTCAGAGCCGTGATCACCGCCGCGTCGGTGTTGAAGCCGCCGGCCGTGTAGCCGCGCGTGACGCTGCCATAGACCTTGAAGTCCTCGCGCGGCGTCCAGCTGAGCACGGCGCGGGGCGTGACCTCGCTCCAGTCGGCCTTGAGGTCGCGGGCCATGAAGCTGCCGGTCGCCGGGCGAACGAAATCGGTGCGAACCAGCGAGGCGGTCTTCTCGTCATGGGTGTAGCGCGCGCCCAGGGTCAGGTCGAAGGCGGCCGGCAAGCGCAGCGTCCCGTCGACGAAGGCGGCGTAGCTTCTGGTCTTCACCGCCTGGTCGGTCAGGACGTCGGACAAGGCCACGCCCGAAACAGCGGCCAGGCCTCTGGTGCGCAGTTGGCGCTTGGCGTCCTCGTCCGCGAAATAGACGCCGGCCACCAGGTCGCCGCGCGACCATTTCGGGCTGGCCCAGCGGACTTCCTGCGAGAACAGGCCCACATCGTCGACGTCGCGGTTGACCGACTGGGTGTTGGTCCCGGTCAGAAAGCGATAGCTGGCGCCTGTGCCCGAATAGTCCTCGCCCGACTGCGACCCGCGATAGCCGGTGATGGCGGTGACTTGGCCGACGGGCGCGTTCCAGTAGATCCGCCCGGAGGCGCCCCACTGGTTCCGGGCGAAGCCCTGGTTGTAGCCCAGCTCGGAGGTGCGGCGGTCGCCATCCGAGCCGGCGGCCTTGGACGACAGAGTGCGGCCGCCATTGTGGTCCTCGGCATAATCGGCGCCCAGCAGCACCTCGACGTCGTCGCTGGCCTGCAGGCGGGCCTGGGCGCGCAGGCTCTTGCTGTCGAGGTCATCCTGCTCGCGGCCGGTCAAGCGGTCCTTCCCATAGCCCTCGTGCTGCTTCAGTGAGCCGGCCAGACGAAAGGCCAGGGTGTCGCCGACCGGGATGTCGACGCGGCCGTCGACCTGCTTCAGGTCATAGTCGCCCGCGCCGATACGGATCGCGCCCGATGCATCTCCATAGGCCGGCTTGCCGGTGTCCAGCACGATGGCGCCGCCGGTGACGTTGCGACCGAACAGCGTGCCTTGGGGGCCTTTCAGCACCTGCACCGAGTTGAGGCCATAGAGCTCGAAGGCGGCGGCGCTGTTGCGAGGGACGAAGAGGTCGTCGATGACCACGGCGACCGGCTTGTTGGCGCCGATCTGGGTGAAGGTGTTGGTCGCGCCGCGGATCGCGATGGTTGGGCTGGACTGGCTGAACGACGAGACCAGCAGTCCCGGTGTCAGGCGCGAGATGTCGCGCAGGCTTTCCAGGCGATAGGTTTCGACCGCGCGGCCGGAAAAGGCGGTCAGCGAGATCGGCACGCCTTGGGCGGCTTCCTCGCGCTTCTGGGCGGTGACGATGATGGTGTCCAGCGCGATGGGTTCCGGCTCGATAGCGGTGGCCTGCGTCGTGGCGCGACGCAGGACGATGACGCCGTTGCTGTCGGAGACGATCTCCAGGCCGGTTCCGTCGATCAGCTTTCGTAGGGCGGCGCGGGCGTCCATCGGGCCTTTGAGAGCCTGGGTGCGGACGCCTTCCAACCCGTCGGCCGGGGCTACGACCTGCAGGCCCGCCTGCCGCGCGAAGGCGGAGATGGCCGAGGCCACGCCCTGGGCGGGCACGTTGAAGGTCCGCTGCTGGGCTGCCGCCGGCATGGCGCAGGTCAGGAGAGCAAGAGCGGCCGCGCCGCCGGCCAGGGTTGTCTTCCGCATCATATGATCGCCCCGAAATTCGCCGGTCCCGCGCCGGCCTCATCGGGGTGGAGCCTCCATGTCGAAACTCCCGCCATGCCGCCCTCGAAAAAAGTTCAGCCGCGCGAGAGGCGCACGCCATCGGCTTCCGTCGTAGCCCTTAGACCCAGGCTCAGCGCCGCGGCCTTTGCAAAGCCGTCGGGATCGCTGGCCGAGAACAGGCCG encodes:
- a CDS encoding AraC family transcriptional regulator, with amino-acid sequence MDPLSDIITLLRPSSIVSKPITGRGRWGVRYAAHDMPGYTIILKGRCWIAFEGQAPMALEEGDFLLLPSTPAFVLGSHPDVDGPSRDPSDAPVRHGDQEGEAQFESLGGAFRIERANAPLLLALMPRMIHIPASEGRTARLGTLIGLIVQECAREDPGKDMILQRLLEVLLVEALRWRPVAGDDARTGLLRGMRDPALARVLSAMHSDVRAHWTVAGLAKVAGLSRSAFAARFGEALGCGPIEYLARWRMALAKDALIGGAKTLDRIADEIGYESASAFSTAFRKRLGCSPGRFARAGDAVAGRFDPAQRERAVGALAHYIG
- a CDS encoding methionine synthase, with translation MKTLLPTSTAGSLPKPAWLAQPETLWSPWKLQNEELIEGKQDALRLSLDDQRRAGVDIVSDGEQTRQHFVTTFIEHLAGVDFEARKTVRIRDRYDASVPTVVGAVSRPKSVFVEDAKFLRRQTTQPIKWALPGPMTMIDTLYDDHYRSREKLAWEFAKILNQEARELEAAGVDIIQFDEPAFNVFFDEVNDWGVATLEKATEGLKCQTAVHICYGYGIKANTDWKKTLGSEWRQYEEAFPKLKQSSIDIISLECQNSRVPMDLIELIRGKTVMVGAIDVATDTIETPEDVADTLRKALQFVDADKLYPSTNCGMAPLARHVARGKLEALSAGAAIVRKELSA
- the cueR gene encoding Cu(I)-responsive transcriptional regulator encodes the protein MNIGQASAATGVSQRMIRHYEKIGLVPPPPRRDSGYRDYDQPDVNRLRFIANARDLGFPIEEIRELLSLWGDAGRASAEVKAMALARAEDLHAKAMALEAMRAALLDLAESCHGDARPDCPIIDRLQQDSLPLA
- a CDS encoding TonB-dependent receptor domain-containing protein, with translation MMRKTTLAGGAAALALLTCAMPAAAQQRTFNVPAQGVASAISAFARQAGLQVVAPADGLEGVRTQALKGPMDARAALRKLIDGTGLEIVSDSNGVIVLRRATTQATAIEPEPIALDTIIVTAQKREEAAQGVPISLTAFSGRAVETYRLESLRDISRLTPGLLVSSFSQSSPTIAIRGATNTFTQIGANKPVAVVIDDLFVPRNSAAAFELYGLNSVQVLKGPQGTLFGRNVTGGAIVLDTGKPAYGDASGAIRIGAGDYDLKQVDGRVDIPVGDTLAFRLAGSLKQHEGYGKDRLTGREQDDLDSKSLRAQARLQASDDVEVLLGADYAEDHNGGRTLSSKAAGSDGDRRTSELGYNQGFARNQWGASGRIYWNAPVGQVTAITGYRGSQSGEDYSGTGASYRFLTGTNTQSVNRDVDDVGLFSQEVRWASPKWSRGDLVAGVYFADEDAKRQLRTRGLAAVSGVALSDVLTDQAVKTRSYAAFVDGTLRLPAAFDLTLGARYTHDEKTASLVRTDFVRPATGSFMARDLKADWSEVTPRAVLSWTPREDFKVYGSVTRGYTAGGFNTDAAVITALTKPFDPETVTNYELGVKSQWLADTLRINASVFHMDYKDKQELFFNNLTRVLTITNAGQATVEGAEVEIAWRPLPWLNLSANYGLLDTVYDDFVIPGGAVNTGNPLGSSPRNKGSLAADVRVPLDGAGYVTGAISWAYTDSYYTGATKDPNLHIDSYALTNLSLGYESQDGRWMLTAWAKNLGDVDFLLTPSTQGVLAEYLGEPRTVGVMLSAKF
- a CDS encoding ComEC/Rec2 family competence protein, whose product is MAAVVTRRGLLLGAAALGAAAPLPAGEDVVGQPLRPWRPGGLDIHHIATGKGDSTLIIGPDGSSLMIDAGASTTPTPASLDARPSAERRPGEWIGRYARRHLAATGTPKLDAFLVSHLHPDHIDGLYDVAKALPIGKLVDRAWPDYTYPRPSDAPFLKAYVAFVHERVQAGGKIERFRVGAADQLQLPGAEIRNLAANGEVWTGHGSDTRRLFPAIDTLAATDIPDENACSAAIRLRYGAFGYFAAGDLTSQSFDGTLPWRDVETPAAQAAGPVDVAVAAHHGMFDATGADVVRALKPRTWIIPAWHVAHPSSDVLERMFSQRLYPGPRDVFATGLSPANEMAHHWLTDRLTAREGHIVVRVAPGGADYRVVVTDHRSESDRVVSVSVPRAP
- a CDS encoding DUF1852 domain-containing protein; this translates as MLKSEFAFTIKSTALDEDYRPAENTRITTNFANLARGENRQENLRNTLRMIDNRFNSLAHRDNPKGDRYAVELKIISVEMNASPEAGGDAFPLIEILQTTILDKQTGERIDGIVGNNFSSYVRDYDFSVLLPEHMKRHPNSGAPEGFGDLHGNLFKRFLSSDAYRDNFSKPPVICLSVSSSKTYYRTGAEHPVLGIEYENDERSSTDQYFAKMGMKVRYFMPRNSMAPLAFYHIGDLTGDYTDLELFSTISTMETFQKIYRPEIYNANSPATEQYQPSLKCQDYSLTRIVYDREERSRLALEQGKFAEERFIKRYRAVLEQFSADFAA
- a CDS encoding SDR family oxidoreductase, producing MPTVLITGASSGYGLETARHFLAKGWNVIATMRNPRTDTLPRSEALRILPLDVTDPGSIAACVEVAGSVDVLVNNAGIGVVGAFEATPMDHIRKVFDTNTFGVMAMCQALIPQMRERRSGVIVNVTSSVTLSDMPLAAAYKASKQAIEGFSESLVHELGYFDVRVKLVEPGYAPTTRFAQNTSINPLDLIPAPYEAFAAPIFEAFATPQMTTKERDVAEAIWVAANDASGRIHFPAGEDAVDLARRRTFGG